Proteins co-encoded in one Melanotaenia boesemani isolate fMelBoe1 chromosome 23, fMelBoe1.pri, whole genome shotgun sequence genomic window:
- the rps16 gene encoding 40S ribosomal protein S16 isoform X2 codes for MVEPATLQYKLLEPVLLLGKERFAGVDIRVRVKGGGHVAQIYAIRQAISKALVAYYQKYVDEASKKEIKDILIQYDRTLLVADPRRCESKKFGGPGARARYQKSYR; via the exons ATGGTGGAGCCTGCCACTCTCCAGTACAAG CTGTTGGAGCCGGTGCTGCTGTTGGGGAAGGAGCGTTTTGCTGGAGTCGACATCAGAGTCAGAGTTAAGGGTGGTGGACATGTCGCCCAGATCTATG CCATCCGTCAGGCCATCTCCAAAGCCCTGGTTGCATACTACCAGAAGT ATGTGGATGAGGCCTCCAAGAAGGAGATCAAAGACATCCTGATTCAGTACGACAGGACCCTGCTGGTGGCTGATCCACGCCGCTGCGAGTCCAAGAAGTTCGGTGGACCTGGAGCTCGTGCCCGCTACCAGAAGTCCTACCGTTAA